Proteins from one Bradyrhizobium roseum genomic window:
- a CDS encoding CvpA family protein gives MPITILDLVLLGVMLISGLLAMVRGFMREILSIAAWGAAALVTLYAFAKLLPTAKAYIGNDTAAAVAVVAGTFIGTLIVVSVITVRISDMILDSRIGALDRTLGFLFGLGRGLLIVVVAFLFFSWLVPDKQRPDWITGAKSRVVLQGTGDWLMSLLPDDPENTILKRFKKNKPEDDQTDADQAAPASGDGYSKPARDGLKKLIEKPAGR, from the coding sequence ATGCCGATAACGATACTCGATCTCGTCCTGCTCGGAGTGATGCTGATTTCGGGGCTGCTCGCGATGGTGCGCGGCTTCATGCGCGAGATCCTGTCGATCGCGGCATGGGGCGCGGCGGCGCTGGTGACGCTGTACGCCTTCGCAAAACTGTTGCCGACCGCAAAAGCCTATATCGGCAACGATACGGCCGCAGCCGTGGCAGTCGTCGCAGGCACGTTCATCGGTACGCTGATCGTGGTGTCGGTCATCACGGTCCGAATCTCCGACATGATCCTGGATTCGCGGATCGGCGCGCTCGATCGCACGCTCGGATTCCTCTTTGGGTTGGGCCGCGGCCTTTTGATCGTCGTGGTCGCATTTCTGTTCTTCAGCTGGCTGGTGCCGGACAAGCAGCGCCCGGACTGGATCACCGGTGCAAAATCCCGTGTGGTCCTGCAGGGAACCGGGGATTGGTTAATGTCGCTCTTGCCGGACGACCCCGAGAACACCATCTTAAAGCGATTCAAGAAGAATAAACCTGAAGACGACCAAACTGACGCCGACCAGGCAGCCCCTGCGTCCGGCGATGGCTATAGCAAGCCTGCCCGCGACGGCCTTAAAAAGCTGATCGAGAAACCTGCAGGCCGCTAA
- the purF gene encoding amidophosphoribosyltransferase — MDAMQNPSDPAGQLDPNPDLNLDLNLGIELQDDLEGDTLREECGVFGIFGHPEAAAVTALGLHALQHRGQEAAGIVSFDGSRFHSEKRLGLVGDAFSRREVIERLPGNLAIGHVRYSTTGGNILRNVQPLFAELNAGGFAVGHNGNLTNGLTLRRELVRNGALMQSTNDTEVILHLVAQSKRGRFIDRFIEALRAIEGAYALVSMTNKKLVGARDPLGIRPLVLGDLDGRPILTSETCALDMIGAKYVRDIEPGEIIVFDEAGAHSHKPFPPKPSRPCIFEYIYFARPDSIVGGRAVYDVRKAFGAQLARESHVEVDVVVPVPDSGVPAAVGYSQHSGVPFELGIIRNHYVGRTFIQPTQSVRELGVRMKHAANRAAIEGKRIILIDDSLVRGTTSKKIVRMMRDAGAREVHFRLASPPILYPDYYGIDLPDRGGLLAATHSLEEMREIIGADSLAFLSIDGMYRAMGEPGRDPANPKFSDHCFTGVYPTHLTDQTQVEPQPRQLSLLAEAS; from the coding sequence ATGGACGCGATGCAAAACCCTTCCGATCCCGCCGGCCAACTCGATCCGAATCCTGATTTGAATCTTGATTTAAATCTCGGCATCGAGTTGCAGGACGATCTCGAAGGCGACACGCTACGCGAGGAATGCGGCGTGTTCGGTATTTTCGGCCACCCCGAAGCCGCCGCCGTCACCGCGCTCGGGCTGCACGCTCTGCAGCACCGCGGCCAGGAGGCCGCCGGCATCGTCTCCTTCGACGGCTCGCGGTTTCACTCGGAGAAGCGGCTCGGCCTGGTCGGCGACGCCTTCTCCCGCCGCGAGGTGATCGAGCGCCTTCCCGGCAACCTCGCGATCGGCCATGTGCGCTATTCCACGACCGGCGGCAACATCCTGCGCAACGTGCAGCCGCTGTTCGCCGAACTCAATGCCGGCGGTTTCGCGGTCGGCCATAACGGCAACCTCACCAACGGTCTGACGCTGCGCCGCGAACTGGTGCGCAACGGCGCCTTGATGCAATCCACCAACGACACCGAAGTGATCCTGCATTTGGTGGCGCAGTCGAAGCGCGGCCGCTTCATCGATCGCTTCATCGAAGCGCTGCGCGCGATCGAGGGCGCCTATGCGCTGGTGTCGATGACCAACAAGAAGCTTGTCGGCGCCCGCGATCCCCTCGGCATCCGCCCGCTGGTGCTCGGCGACCTCGACGGCCGCCCGATCCTGACGTCGGAAACCTGCGCGCTCGACATGATCGGCGCCAAATATGTCCGCGACATCGAGCCCGGCGAGATCATCGTGTTCGACGAAGCCGGCGCGCACAGCCACAAGCCGTTCCCGCCCAAGCCGTCGCGGCCCTGTATCTTCGAATACATCTATTTTGCGCGGCCGGATTCCATCGTCGGTGGCCGCGCGGTCTATGACGTCCGCAAGGCGTTTGGCGCCCAGCTGGCGCGCGAAAGCCATGTCGAGGTCGACGTCGTGGTGCCGGTGCCGGATTCCGGCGTGCCGGCCGCGGTCGGCTACAGCCAGCATTCCGGCGTGCCGTTCGAACTCGGCATCATCCGCAACCACTATGTCGGCCGCACCTTCATCCAGCCGACCCAGAGCGTGCGCGAACTCGGCGTGCGCATGAAGCATGCGGCCAACCGCGCCGCGATCGAAGGCAAGCGCATCATCCTGATCGACGACAGCCTCGTGCGCGGCACCACGTCGAAGAAAATCGTACGCATGATGCGCGACGCCGGCGCCCGCGAAGTGCATTTCCGCCTCGCCTCGCCGCCGATCCTGTATCCCGACTATTACGGCATCGACCTGCCGGACCGCGGCGGACTTCTCGCGGCCACCCATTCGCTCGAAGAGATGCGCGAGATCATCGGCGCGGACTCGCTGGCGTTCCTGTCGATCGACGGCATGTACCGCGCCATGGGCGAACCCGGCCGCGATCCGGCCAATCCGAAGTTCTCGGATCATTGCTTTACCGGCGTTTATCCGACGCACCTCACCGACCAGACCCAGGTGGAGCCGCAGCCCCGGCAATTGTCGCTGCTGGCGGAGGCGAGCTGA
- a CDS encoding SDR family NAD(P)-dependent oxidoreductase — MTKPLASRIALITGASRGIGYAAARALAKAGAHIVAVARTQGGLEELDDEIRKDGGSATLVPLNLTDFDGIARLGAALHERHGKLDILVGNAGIAGPSSPLGHIELKPWNDVMAINVTANFQLIRCMDPLLRVSDAGRAVFVTSGAASKANAYQGPYAASKAALDTLARSWANETVSTKLRVNLFSPGPIRTRMRASVFPGEDPTTLDTPEQAAEFIVPMCAPEWTETGKLYDYRTRTLMSFHPPA; from the coding sequence ATGACCAAACCCCTCGCCTCCCGCATCGCGCTCATCACCGGCGCCTCGCGCGGCATCGGCTATGCCGCCGCGCGCGCACTAGCAAAAGCCGGCGCGCACATCGTTGCGGTCGCGCGCACGCAAGGCGGGCTGGAAGAGCTCGACGACGAGATCCGCAAAGACGGCGGCAGCGCCACGCTGGTGCCGCTCAACCTCACCGATTTCGACGGCATCGCACGTCTCGGCGCGGCGCTGCACGAGCGCCACGGAAAGCTCGACATCCTCGTCGGCAATGCCGGCATCGCCGGCCCGTCCTCGCCGCTCGGGCATATCGAGTTGAAGCCGTGGAACGACGTGATGGCGATCAACGTCACCGCGAACTTCCAGCTCATCCGCTGCATGGACCCGCTGCTGAGGGTCTCGGACGCCGGACGCGCCGTGTTTGTCACCTCGGGAGCCGCCAGCAAGGCGAACGCCTATCAAGGGCCCTATGCCGCGTCAAAGGCCGCACTCGACACGCTGGCGCGCTCCTGGGCCAACGAGACCGTGAGCACGAAACTGCGCGTCAATCTGTTCAGCCCCGGCCCGATCCGCACCCGCATGCGTGCCAGCGTCTTTCCCGGCGAAGACCCGACCACGCTGGATACGCCGGAACAAGCAGCGGAATTCATCGTGCCGATGTGTGCGCCGGAATGGACCGAGACGGGTAAGTTGTACGACTACAGGACACGCACGCTGATGAGCTTTCATCCGCCGGCGTGA
- a CDS encoding ABC transporter substrate-binding protein translates to MTKRFARRFATSVALAALGLAAPAMAQEKTIKIGVLNDMSSLYADIGGPNSVVAIKMAIEDSGLTKKGWKIDVVSGDHQNKPDVGVNIARQWLDNDKVDAIADTPNSGVALAVNNLVKEKNKVLLNSGAATADLTGKACTPNTISFTYDTYMLANGTGKALTKAGGDSWFFLTADYAFGHALERDTSAVVTANGGKVLGGVKAPINTADFSSFLLQAQASKAKVIGLANAGGDTTNSIKQAAEFGVVAGGQKLAALLLFINDVHSLGLKTAQGLTFTESFYWDMNDATRAWSKRFASLTSKNAMPSMTQAGNYAMVLHYLKAMEALGGNPNDGAKVVAKMKELPTDDTLFGKGPLRADGRRLIPAYLFEVKKPEESKGPWDYYKQIATIAPEDAAKPLETSDCPLLKK, encoded by the coding sequence ATGACTAAACGATTTGCGCGGCGCTTCGCCACTTCTGTGGCACTTGCCGCGCTCGGCCTCGCTGCGCCGGCGATGGCCCAGGAAAAGACCATCAAGATCGGCGTGCTCAACGATATGTCGAGCCTGTATGCCGACATCGGCGGCCCCAACTCGGTCGTTGCGATCAAGATGGCGATCGAGGATTCCGGCCTCACCAAGAAGGGTTGGAAGATCGACGTCGTCTCCGGCGATCACCAGAACAAGCCGGATGTGGGCGTCAACATCGCAAGGCAATGGCTCGACAATGACAAGGTCGACGCCATCGCGGATACGCCGAATTCGGGCGTGGCGCTGGCCGTCAACAACCTCGTCAAGGAGAAGAACAAGGTTCTGCTCAACTCGGGTGCTGCGACCGCCGACCTCACCGGCAAGGCCTGCACCCCGAACACGATCTCCTTCACCTACGACACCTACATGCTGGCGAACGGCACCGGCAAGGCGCTGACCAAGGCCGGCGGCGACAGCTGGTTCTTCCTGACCGCAGACTATGCGTTCGGCCATGCGCTGGAACGCGACACCTCGGCCGTCGTCACCGCCAATGGCGGCAAGGTGCTCGGCGGCGTCAAGGCCCCGATCAACACCGCCGATTTCTCCTCGTTCCTGCTGCAGGCGCAGGCTTCCAAGGCCAAGGTCATCGGGCTGGCCAATGCCGGCGGCGACACCACGAACTCGATCAAACAGGCGGCGGAATTCGGCGTCGTCGCGGGCGGCCAAAAGCTCGCCGCGCTGCTGCTGTTCATCAACGACGTGCATTCGCTGGGCCTGAAGACCGCGCAGGGCCTGACGTTCACCGAATCCTTCTACTGGGACATGAACGACGCGACGCGCGCCTGGTCGAAGCGCTTTGCTTCGCTTACCAGCAAGAACGCGATGCCCTCGATGACGCAGGCCGGCAACTACGCCATGGTGCTGCATTATCTGAAGGCCATGGAAGCGCTCGGCGGCAATCCCAATGACGGCGCCAAGGTCGTCGCCAAGATGAAGGAATTGCCGACGGATGACACGCTGTTCGGCAAGGGCCCGTTGCGCGCCGACGGCCGTCGCCTGATCCCGGCCTATCTGTTCGAGGTGAAGAAGCCCGAGGAGTCGAAGGGACCGTGGGATTACTACAAGCAGATCGCCACGATCGCGCCGGAAGATGCGGCCAAGCCGCTTGAAACCAGCGACTGCCCGCTGCTGAAGAAGTAA
- a CDS encoding TCR/Tet family MFS transporter has translation MSEAASAQAGETPPARSGAAAFIFVTILLDMLALGLILPILPKLVEGFVDNDTATAARIFGLFGTAWALMQFLFSPILGALSDRFGRRPVVLLSNFGLALDYVLMALAPSLLWLFIGRVISGITSASISTAFAYIADVTPPERRAAVFGKIGAAFGAGFILGPAVGGLLGGMDPRLPFWIAAGLSFANTLYGWLILPESLPPERRAPFRWKSANPLGALHLLRSNRILAGLSLANFFGQVAHVVLPSTFVLYATYRYGWDTTTVGLTLALVGVCAMVVQGAGVGPIVKRFGERRALLLGLASGALGFFIYGAAPTGPLFWLGIPVMALWGVAGAAIQALTTQLVAPDQQGQLQGATNSVNSIAQMLGPFLFTLTFAYFISDQAPFKMPGAPFLLAAGLLGLGLLIAWRTLKK, from the coding sequence ATGAGCGAGGCGGCGTCCGCGCAGGCTGGCGAGACGCCGCCGGCGCGCAGCGGCGCGGCGGCCTTCATCTTCGTCACCATCCTGCTCGATATGCTCGCGCTCGGCCTGATCCTGCCGATCCTGCCGAAGCTGGTCGAAGGTTTTGTCGATAACGATACGGCGACGGCAGCGCGGATTTTTGGGCTGTTCGGCACCGCCTGGGCGCTCATGCAGTTCCTGTTTTCGCCGATCCTCGGCGCGCTGTCGGACCGGTTCGGCCGGCGGCCGGTGGTGCTGCTGTCGAACTTCGGACTGGCGCTGGATTATGTGCTGATGGCGCTGGCGCCGTCGCTGCTGTGGCTGTTCATCGGCCGGGTGATCTCGGGCATCACGTCCGCGAGCATCTCCACGGCGTTTGCCTATATCGCCGACGTGACGCCGCCGGAGCGGCGCGCGGCCGTGTTCGGCAAGATCGGCGCCGCGTTCGGTGCCGGATTCATTCTCGGCCCTGCCGTCGGTGGGCTGCTCGGCGGCATGGATCCGCGGCTGCCGTTCTGGATCGCGGCGGGCTTGAGCTTTGCGAATACGCTCTATGGCTGGCTGATCCTGCCCGAGTCGTTGCCGCCGGAACGCCGCGCGCCGTTTCGCTGGAAAAGCGCCAATCCGCTTGGCGCGCTGCATCTGTTGCGCTCGAACCGGATTCTCGCCGGGCTGTCGCTGGCGAATTTCTTCGGCCAGGTCGCGCATGTGGTGCTGCCGTCCACCTTCGTGCTCTACGCGACCTACCGCTATGGCTGGGACACCACGACGGTCGGGCTCACGCTGGCCCTGGTCGGCGTCTGCGCCATGGTGGTGCAGGGCGCGGGCGTCGGCCCGATCGTCAAACGGTTCGGTGAGCGGCGCGCGCTGCTGCTGGGGCTTGCCAGCGGTGCGTTGGGATTCTTCATCTATGGCGCGGCCCCGACCGGGCCGCTGTTCTGGCTCGGCATTCCCGTGATGGCGTTGTGGGGCGTGGCGGGTGCCGCGATCCAGGCGCTGACGACGCAACTCGTGGCGCCCGATCAGCAGGGCCAGTTGCAGGGCGCGACCAACAGCGTCAACAGCATCGCCCAGATGCTGGGGCCGTTTCTGTTTACGCTGACCTTTGCGTATTTCATCAGCGATCAGGCGCCCTTCAAGATGCCGGGCGCACCGTTCCTGCTGGCGGCGGGATTATTGGGATTGGGCCTGTTGATCGCGTGGCGCACGCTTAAAAAGTAG
- the der gene encoding ribosome biogenesis GTPase Der, producing MSFTIAIIGRPNVGKSTLFNRLVGQKLALVDDAPGVTRDRREGNARLGDLDFTVIDTAGLDEGAKGSLTARMQEQTETAIGLADALMFVIDARAGLTPNDRTFADFARRANKPVVLVANKSEGRHGEIGAMESYALGLGDPIQISAEHGEGMSDLYDALRVLMPEPVEESEEFDDDDIIFSDEELAQRPIRVAIVGRPNAGKSTLINHLLGEERLLTSAEAGTTRDSISVEITWQGREFRVFDTAGLRRRSRIEEKLEKLSVADALRAVRFAEVVVMMMDAQNRFEEQDLRIADLIEREGRAIVLAVNKWDLMERKTHLISALRSDADHWLPQMKGVPIVAVSGLMGEGIDRLMTAIQDAYAVWNKRVPTATLNRWFEQAVDANPPPAVSGRRLKLNYITQAKARPPSFILFCSRADAVPQSYLRYLTNSMREAFDLPGTPIRITLREKANPFAHKRKRPS from the coding sequence ATGTCCTTTACGATCGCCATCATCGGCCGCCCGAATGTGGGCAAGTCGACGCTGTTCAACCGGCTGGTTGGGCAAAAGCTTGCGCTGGTCGACGATGCGCCCGGCGTCACCCGCGACCGCCGCGAGGGCAACGCGCGTCTCGGCGACCTCGACTTCACCGTGATCGACACCGCCGGCCTCGACGAGGGCGCCAAGGGGTCGCTCACCGCACGGATGCAGGAGCAGACCGAGACTGCGATCGGCCTCGCGGACGCTTTGATGTTCGTGATCGACGCGCGCGCCGGCCTGACGCCGAACGATCGTACCTTTGCCGATTTCGCGCGCCGCGCCAACAAGCCGGTGGTGCTGGTCGCCAACAAGAGCGAGGGCAGGCATGGCGAGATTGGCGCGATGGAATCCTACGCGCTGGGACTAGGTGATCCCATCCAGATTTCCGCCGAACACGGCGAGGGCATGAGCGATCTCTACGATGCCCTGCGCGTGCTGATGCCGGAGCCGGTCGAGGAGAGCGAGGAGTTCGACGACGATGACATCATCTTTTCCGATGAAGAACTCGCGCAGCGTCCAATCCGCGTCGCCATCGTCGGCCGTCCCAATGCCGGAAAATCCACGCTGATCAATCACCTGCTCGGCGAGGAGCGGCTGCTGACCAGCGCCGAGGCCGGCACCACCCGCGATTCCATTTCGGTCGAGATCACCTGGCAGGGCCGCGAGTTTCGCGTGTTCGATACCGCAGGCTTAAGGCGGCGCTCGCGGATCGAGGAGAAGCTGGAAAAGCTGTCGGTGGCGGATGCTCTGCGCGCGGTGCGCTTTGCCGAAGTCGTCGTGATGATGATGGATGCGCAGAACCGGTTCGAGGAACAGGATCTGCGCATCGCCGACCTGATCGAGCGCGAGGGGCGGGCGATCGTGCTGGCGGTCAACAAATGGGACCTGATGGAACGCAAGACCCATCTGATCTCCGCGCTGCGCAGCGATGCCGATCACTGGCTGCCGCAGATGAAGGGCGTTCCGATTGTCGCGGTATCCGGCCTGATGGGCGAGGGCATCGATCGCCTGATGACCGCGATCCAGGACGCCTATGCGGTATGGAACAAGCGCGTGCCGACGGCCACCCTCAATCGCTGGTTCGAGCAGGCGGTCGACGCCAACCCGCCGCCCGCGGTCTCTGGCCGGCGGCTGAAGCTGAATTACATTACCCAGGCCAAGGCCCGGCCGCCGAGCTTCATTCTGTTCTGCTCGCGCGCGGACGCCGTGCCGCAATCCTATTTGCGCTATCTCACCAACTCGATGCGCGAGGCGTTCGACCTGCCGGGCACGCCGATCCGGATCACGCTGCGCGAAAAAGCCAATCCGTTCGCCCACAAGCGCAAGCGGCCGTCATGA
- a CDS encoding tetratricopeptide repeat protein produces the protein MSELFDEVDEEVRRDQLKELWDRYWLYIIAAMILIVAALGGWQSYKYLEAKKATEAGAAFDKAVELSEANKHAEAEAAFADLAAKAPSGYRVLARLRMATEVASRDPQAAAKLFDEIAADRSVGTAEQDLARIRAAQLLLESAGYADMKSRLEAAAAPGSTFRHTARELLALSAWRANDAAATRQWLDAIANDGETPPSLRSRAEALQALLPPVAKS, from the coding sequence GTGTCTGAATTATTTGACGAAGTAGACGAGGAGGTCCGCCGCGATCAGCTCAAGGAGCTGTGGGACCGATACTGGCTTTATATCATTGCCGCGATGATTCTGATCGTCGCCGCCTTGGGCGGCTGGCAAAGCTACAAATATCTGGAGGCCAAGAAGGCGACCGAGGCGGGCGCTGCGTTCGACAAGGCCGTCGAGCTTTCTGAAGCCAACAAGCACGCCGAAGCTGAAGCCGCCTTCGCCGATCTCGCCGCCAAGGCGCCATCCGGCTATCGCGTACTGGCTCGGTTGCGGATGGCGACCGAAGTGGCGAGCCGCGATCCGCAGGCCGCGGCCAAGCTGTTTGATGAGATCGCCGCCGATCGCAGCGTCGGCACCGCCGAGCAGGATCTGGCGCGGATTCGCGCCGCGCAGCTGCTGCTGGAAAGCGCCGGCTATGCCGACATGAAATCGCGCCTCGAAGCCGCCGCTGCGCCGGGGTCGACCTTCCGCCACACCGCGCGCGAATTGCTGGCGCTGTCGGCATGGCGCGCCAATGACGCCGCGGCGACGCGGCAATGGCTGGATGCGATCGCCAATGACGGAGAAACGCCGCCGAGCCTGCGTTCGCGCGCCGAAGCGCTGCAGGCCCTGCTGCCGCCGGTCGCCAAGAGCTGA
- a CDS encoding class I adenylate-forming enzyme family protein, with protein MDWSQHSIPAMRLEPRFGDRVVPAFCERPNSIPAMVADAVARNGDGEALVCGDARLTWRELAQRSAQIAAGFAKLGLRRGDRVAVLLGNRTEFVLTMLGAAHAGLVTVLLSTRQQRPEIAYVLTDCGARLLVHEAALADRVPDAVDIPEVAHRIAVDDDPNRSRFSELADNAPMTAPVEVGEEDTAMILYTSGTTGKPKGAMLAHCNIIHSAMVFVSCLKLTEADRSIAAVPLGHVTGVVANIMTMVRCAGALIVMPEFKAAEYLKLAACERVTYTVMVPAMYNLCLLQPDFDSYDLSSWRIGGFGGAPMPVATIEKLDQKIPGLKLANCYGATETTSPSTMMPGELTASHIDSVGLPCPGAQIVVMDANGRELPRGEIGEIWIHSASVIKGYWNNPKATAESFTAGFWRSGDLGSVDAENFVRVFDRQKDMINRGGLKIYSAEVESVLAGHPDVIESAIIAKACPVLGERVHAVVVTRNEVQAETIRVWCAKRLSDYKVPETMDIRLEPLPRNANGKVMKRQLRDALLAQISAASRL; from the coding sequence ATGGACTGGTCGCAGCACTCCATTCCGGCGATGCGGCTCGAGCCCCGCTTCGGCGACCGTGTTGTTCCGGCCTTTTGTGAGCGGCCCAACAGTATTCCCGCGATGGTGGCGGACGCGGTGGCGCGGAACGGCGATGGCGAGGCCCTGGTCTGCGGCGACGCGCGGCTGACGTGGCGCGAACTCGCGCAGCGCTCGGCGCAGATCGCGGCGGGTTTTGCCAAGCTCGGGCTCAGGCGCGGCGATCGCGTCGCGGTGCTGCTCGGCAACCGGACCGAGTTCGTGCTGACGATGCTGGGCGCGGCGCATGCCGGGCTGGTGACGGTGCTGCTGTCGACGCGCCAGCAAAGGCCCGAGATCGCCTATGTGCTCACCGATTGCGGGGCGCGGCTGCTGGTCCACGAGGCAGCACTCGCCGACCGCGTGCCGGATGCGGTCGACATTCCCGAGGTGGCGCACCGGATCGCGGTCGACGACGATCCCAATCGCTCACGCTTCTCTGAACTCGCCGACAACGCGCCGATGACGGCGCCGGTCGAGGTCGGCGAAGAAGACACCGCGATGATCCTCTATACGTCCGGCACCACGGGCAAGCCCAAGGGCGCCATGCTCGCCCATTGCAACATCATCCATTCGGCGATGGTGTTCGTGTCGTGCCTGAAGCTGACCGAAGCCGATCGCTCGATCGCCGCGGTGCCGCTCGGCCACGTCACCGGCGTGGTCGCCAACATCATGACCATGGTCCGCTGCGCCGGCGCGCTGATCGTCATGCCGGAGTTCAAGGCGGCCGAATATCTGAAGCTGGCGGCGTGCGAGCGCGTCACCTACACCGTGATGGTGCCGGCGATGTATAATCTCTGCCTGCTGCAGCCGGATTTCGACAGCTACGATTTGTCGAGCTGGCGGATCGGCGGTTTCGGCGGCGCGCCGATGCCGGTCGCCACCATCGAAAAGCTCGACCAGAAGATTCCCGGACTGAAGCTGGCGAACTGCTACGGCGCGACCGAGACGACGTCGCCCTCGACCATGATGCCCGGCGAATTGACCGCCAGCCATATCGACAGCGTCGGCCTGCCGTGTCCGGGCGCGCAGATCGTGGTGATGGACGCCAATGGGCGCGAACTGCCGCGCGGCGAGATCGGCGAAATCTGGATCCACAGCGCCTCGGTCATCAAGGGCTACTGGAACAATCCGAAAGCGACCGCCGAAAGTTTCACGGCCGGCTTCTGGCGTTCCGGCGACCTCGGCTCAGTCGATGCCGAGAACTTCGTCCGCGTCTTCGATCGCCAGAAGGACATGATCAATCGCGGCGGCTTGAAGATCTATTCGGCGGAGGTCGAGTCGGTCCTTGCCGGTCATCCCGATGTGATCGAGAGCGCGATCATTGCCAAAGCGTGCCCGGTGCTGGGCGAGCGCGTCCATGCCGTCGTGGTGACCCGAAACGAGGTGCAGGCCGAGACGATTCGTGTTTGGTGCGCGAAACGGCTGTCCGATTACAAGGTGCCGGAAACCATGGATATCAGGCTGGAGCCGCTGCCGCGCAACGCCAACGGCAAGGTGATGAAGCGCCAGCTCCGCGACGCGCTCTTGGCGCAGATATCGGCGGCATCGCGGCTGTAA
- the panB gene encoding 3-methyl-2-oxobutanoate hydroxymethyltransferase, giving the protein MSVQSAIKRKTAPDIRARKNGDPIVMLTSYHAHTAALVDRHCDVILVGDSLGNVMHGFETTVPVTLDMMILQGHAVMRGSQHALVVVDMPFGSYEASKEQAFHSAVRILKETHCGAVKLEGGVRMAETVAFLSERGVPVMGHIGLTPQSINTLGSFRAQGRDEGSWDPILNDAQAISDAGAFSVVVEAVAEPLARRITETIAIPTIGIGASVACDGQVLVLEDMLGLSPRTPKFVCRYGELGPAIEAAVQGYASDVRSRAFPGPEHVYEMKKN; this is encoded by the coding sequence ATGTCTGTTCAGTCGGCCATCAAGCGCAAGACCGCGCCGGACATCCGCGCGCGCAAGAACGGCGACCCGATCGTGATGCTGACCTCCTACCACGCGCATACCGCAGCGCTGGTCGACCGGCACTGCGACGTCATCCTGGTCGGCGATTCCCTTGGCAACGTCATGCACGGTTTCGAGACCACCGTGCCTGTCACCCTCGATATGATGATTCTGCAGGGACATGCAGTGATGCGCGGCTCGCAGCATGCCCTGGTCGTGGTGGACATGCCGTTCGGTTCCTACGAGGCCTCGAAGGAGCAGGCGTTTCATTCCGCGGTGCGGATATTGAAGGAGACCCATTGCGGCGCGGTGAAGCTCGAAGGCGGGGTGCGAATGGCGGAAACCGTCGCCTTCCTGTCCGAGCGCGGGGTGCCCGTGATGGGCCATATCGGACTGACGCCGCAATCGATCAACACGCTCGGTTCGTTCCGCGCGCAAGGGCGTGACGAGGGCAGCTGGGACCCGATCCTGAATGATGCCCAGGCGATCTCGGATGCCGGGGCGTTTTCGGTCGTGGTCGAGGCGGTCGCCGAGCCGCTGGCGCGCAGGATCACTGAGACCATTGCTATCCCCACCATCGGCATCGGCGCCAGCGTCGCCTGCGACGGGCAGGTGCTGGTGCTGGAGGACATGCTCGGCCTGTCGCCGCGGACGCCGAAATTCGTCTGCCGCTACGGCGAGCTCGGCCCCGCGATCGAAGCCGCGGTACAGGGCTATGCCAGCGACGTGCGCTCGCGCGCTTTCCCGGGGCCCGAGCACGTCTACGAGATGAAAAAGAACTAA